The following are encoded together in the Drosophila sechellia strain sech25 chromosome 3R, ASM438219v1, whole genome shotgun sequence genome:
- the LOC6616812 gene encoding epidermal growth factor receptor kinase substrate 8 isoform X1, whose product MVKAGNRTLKYFRPISVKYGMPQNGYENGVPGGNQANGHYDEVKPTYALEHLATFKLKNEAEVKQPKEKMKLLVELEKTGGIWPHKMFMSFNGQWLVMLDSEMKEIENFPGSLITEPTAFISEHPQESFNNILIFSVPGISLGNTEMHIFQVADVSSVLLVEDLKTLSKGTPVTVDRNKTPILLPKPERPQNQQAKDQYGIAAAVAGIAAEKNVIDKEQTERDVQVINHCFEDIERFMARLHYAAEALNELKLRKEQHNPHGEGLLVLRSRPPIESEFHDILAKVKLALIYSVRLQNQFTKPADPVHNVFISLKSIVTVCNDIYVDAGLPQAVVNPLLRRETIAFLNGTLDSNEKQLWQSLGPNWTIPKDQFKDHKSSYHPIFYDDWSPDWVVDEEVPYLAPALKKSTTPSPVPVPMPPSPGLGNRTWLSRLESRNVKIAEVTFNKSATNDKELKVTKGEYLEIIDDSRNWWKARNSYGNIGYVPHTVLTPYNFEPGVNGRDTESLVSMALTENGGEEVNPPLYRNTMAMYTAPVEQTAANGKAMQRTFSMPNVPVPPPMPPPSDSQTPTPSGTLKRNMAAAGALAAMRARNDCEADDQLYYMQGDVHDELRLLQQQRERRKDLEILKTPEIFITQNSKPSEVEEWLRGKGFSDIIIKRLHTLSGEEIFALSPHTIESYFGRRESRRLISQIVLQKNFCEYKTIRSSELSAKLARARQKADQSNGNPNEVF is encoded by the exons ATGGTCAAAGCAGGCAATAGGACCCTGAAATACTTCCGACCCATTTCGGTCAAGTATGG GATGCCACAAAACGGCTACGAAAATGGAGTCCCTGGCGGGAATCAGGCAAATGGGCACTACGACGAGGTCAAGCCCACCTATGCCCTGGAGCACTTGGCCACCTTTAAGCTGAAGAACGAGGCTGAGGTCAAGCAGCCGAAGGAGAAGATGAAGCTTCTGGTCGAACTGGAAAAGACCGGAGGCATTTGGCCGCACAAGATGTTCATGAGCTTCAATGGACAGTGGCTGGTGATGCTGGACAGTGAGATGAAGGAGATTGAGAATTTTCCGGGTAGCCTGATCACGGAGCCCACGGCTTTTATAAGCGAGCATCCGCAGGAGTCATTCAACAATATCCTCATCTTCTCAGTGCCCGGAATCTCACTGGGCAATACCGAAATGCACATCTTCCAG GTGGCCGATGTCAGTTCCGTGCTCTTGGTTGAGGATCTAAAGACG CTAAGCAAGGGAACCCCTGTGACAGTGGATCGCAACAAGACGCCCATCCTGCTGCCCAAGCCGGAGAGGCCCCAGAACCAGCAGGCCAAGGATCAGTATGGAATAGCAGCTGCTGTGGCCGGAATAGCAGCCGAGAAGAATGTCATAGACAAGGAGCAGACCGAAAGGGATGTCCAGGTCATAAACCACTGCTTCGAGGACATCGAGCGATTCATGGCGCGTCTTCATTATGCCGCCGAGGCGCTCAATGAGCTAAAATTGCGCAAGGAGCAGCATAATCCTCACGGTGAGGGACTTCTGGTCCTGAGATCGCGACCCCCAATCGAGAGCGAGTTCCATGACATCCTGGCCAAGGTGAAACTTGCCCTGATATACTCCGTTCGGCTGCAGAACCAATTCACCAAGCCAGCCGATCCGGTGCACAACGTCTTCATATCGCTTAAGTCCATCGTCACGGTTTGCAACGATATCTATGTGGATGCGGGTTTGCCGCAGGCGGTGGTTAATCCCCTCCTGCGCCGTGAGACCATTGCCTTCCTCAACGGCACCCTCGACTCCAATGAGAAGCAGCTGTGGCAGAGCCTCGGTCCCAACTGGACGATTCCCAAGGATCAGTTCAAGGATCACAAGAGCTCCTATCACCCGATCTTCTACGACGATTGGTCTCCCGATTGGGTGGTCGATGAGGAGGTGCCGTACCTGGCTCCTGCTCTCAAGAAGAGCACAACACCTTCGCCAGTGCCGGTTCCCATGCCACCGAGTCCAGGTCTAGGAAATCGCACCTGGTTGAGTAGATTGGAGAGCCGAAACGTCAAGATCGCCGAGGTTACCTTCAATAAGTCGGCCACCAACGATAAGGAACTAAAGGTTACGAAGGGAGAGTATTTGGAG ATTATCGATGACTCCCGCAACTGGTGGAAGGCCCGTAACTCGTACGGAAACATTGGCTACGTGCCGCACACAGTGCTCACGCCGTACAACTTTGAGCCCGGAGTAAATGGCCGGGACACGGAGTCGCTGGTCTCGATGGCTTTGACGGAGAACGGCGGCGAGGAGGTTAATCCTCCGCTGTACCGCAACACAATGGCCATGTATACCGCTCCCGTGGAGCAGACGGCGGCCAATGGCAAGGCCATGCAGCGCACCTTCTCGATGCCCAACGTGCCCGTTCCACCACCGATGCCTCCACCGAGCGACAGCCAGACGCCCACGCCCAGTGGCACACTCAAACGCAACATGGCGGCGGCAGGAGCACTTGCAG CCATGCGAGCCCGCAATGATTGCGAGGCAGATGACCAGCTCTACTACATGCAGGGCGACGTGCACGACGAACTGCGTctactgcagcagcagcgagaGCGGCGCAAGGATCTCGAGATCCTTAAGACGCCGGAAATCTTCATCACACAGAACTCAAAGCCAAGCGAGGTGGAGGAGTGGCTGCGGGGCAAGGGATTCTCAGACATCATTATCAAGCGATTGCACACGCTATCCGGCGAGGAGATCTTCGCCCTATCACCGCACACCATCGAAAGTTACTTTGGCCGGCGGGAGAGTCGCCGCCTCATTTCCCAGATCGTGCTGCAAAAGAACTTCTGCGAG TACAAAACCATTCGATCATCGGAGCTTTCGGCCAAACTGGCACGTGCTCGCCAAAAGGCCGATCAGTCCAATGGCAATCCCAACGAGGTCTTCTAA
- the LOC6616815 gene encoding xylulose kinase, with translation MGPPKQLKRTFLGFDLSTQKLKAVLLGSSLEVVAAAEVKFDTDLPEFRTTGGANAGIIKNEYFVQPVMWVKAMDIVLDRLVMQQADLSTVAAISGSGQQHGSLYWSKHGINTLQNLDSEKFLHAQIDDSAFVVNRTPIWMDATTTKQCLEMEMAVGGTLNMVELTGSKCYERFTGPQIRKIYQQRCHAYEEASRISLVSSFISSLFLGSVAPIDFSDGSGMNLLDIRKKNWSKECLNVCAPDLDKRLDIPVSPNSILGNVSPYFVERFSFSPDCKVAASTGDNPSALSGMLVGSSWLTISLGTSDTLMMSLKEPLNWEEGHILCHPTETEEFMGLLCFRNASLVREEMNKKTTGGNWDKFNEYLDSTPRGNFGNMAVHFNDMEIIPKVQGILRWNKEMNPSFPDAARGVIKFSSPQIEIRALVEGQMLHHRAVAEDLGYKFGPETQILVTGGASVNKSILQTIADVFNAPVHIQDEGYEAALLGAAYRSAYALYLQEAGEEGTPLCYRDYILSLTSNKLSLVCEPHKDSEEIYAPMLLRYREMARVLSNPNT, from the exons ATGGGTCCGCCAAAGCAGCTGAAACGAACATTTCTTGGCTTCGACTTGAGCACGCAAAAG CTCAAAGCCGTCCTGCTGGGCTCCAGCTTGGAGGTGGTTGCCGCGGCGGAAGTGAAATTCGACACCGATTTGCCGGAGTTCCGGACCACCGGAGGAGCCAACGCTGGAATTATCAAAAATGA ATACTTTGTACAACCAGTGATGTGGGTGAAGGCCATGGACATTGTCCTGGACCGACTGGTTATGCAGCAGGCGGATCTTAGCACCGTAGCAGCCATCAGTGGCTCCGGACAGCAGCACGGATCGCTCTACTGGTCCAAGCATGGAATCAACACGCTGCAAAACCTCGATTCCGAGAAGTTCCTTCACGCACAAATCGACGACTCCGCCTTTGTAGTTAATCGTACTCCGATTTGGATGgacgccaccaccaccaaacAGTGCCTAGAGATGGAGATGGCTGTTGGTGGCACACTTAACATGGTGGAACTGACGGGCTCCAAGTGCTACGAACGCTTCACGGGTCCCCAAATCCGGAAGATATATCAGCAACGCTGCCACGCCTACGAAGAGGCAAGCCGAATCTCATTGGTCAGCAGTTTTATATCATCGCTATTTTTGGGCTCCGTCGCTCCAATTGACTTCAGTGATGGTTCCGGCATGAATCTGCTGGATATCCGTAAGAAGAACTGGTCCAAAGAATGCCTGAATGTGTGCGCACCCGATCTGGACAAGCGCCTGGACATTCCGGTCAGTCCGAATTCGATTTTAGGCAACGTCTCTCCGTACTTTGTGGAGCGCTTTAGTTTTTCGCCCGATTGCAAAGTGGCTGCTAGCACGGGAGACAATCCATCGGCGCTGTCTGGAATGTTGGTGGGCAGCAGTTGGCTCACCATTTCCCTGGGCACAAGTGACACCTTAATGATGAGCCTGAAGGAGCCGCTAAACTGGGAGGAGGGTCATATACTCTGCCATCCCACCGAAACGGAAGAATTCATGGGCCTTCTATG TTTTAGAAATGCTTCGTTGGTCCGCGAGGAAATGAACAAGAAGACAACCGGCGGCAATTGGGATAAATTCAATGAGTATCTTGACTCCACGCCCCGTGGAAACTTTGGGAATATGGCCGTGCACTTTAACGACATGGAAATCATTCCCAAGGTGCAGGGTATTCTGCGATGGAATAAGGAAATGAATCCCAGTTTTCCGGACGCGGCTAGGGGTGTAATCAA ATTCAGCTCGCCCCAAATCGAAATTCGCGCCCTAGTTGAAGGCCAGATGCTGCATCACCGCGCTGTGGCTGAAGACCTTGGGTACAAATTCGGACCCGAGACCCAAATCCTTGTCACAGGAGGCGCATCTGTTAACAAATCCATCCTGCAAACAATTGCCGATGTGTTCAATGCTCCCGTCCATATCCAG GACGAAGGATATGAGGCCGCCCTACTGGGAGCCGCTTACCGATCCGCCTACGCTCTGTACCTTCAAGAGGCGGGGGAAGAGGGGACGCCTCTCTGTTACCGAGATTATATCCTAAGTCTGACAAGCAACAAGCTGAGCCTTGTATGCGAACCACACAAGGACAGCGAGGAAATCTACGCTCCAATGCTACTACGATATCGCGAAATGGCGCGCGTCCTGTCCAATCCCAACACATAA
- the LOC6616812 gene encoding epidermal growth factor receptor kinase substrate 8 isoform X2 yields the protein MPQNGYENGVPGGNQANGHYDEVKPTYALEHLATFKLKNEAEVKQPKEKMKLLVELEKTGGIWPHKMFMSFNGQWLVMLDSEMKEIENFPGSLITEPTAFISEHPQESFNNILIFSVPGISLGNTEMHIFQVADVSSVLLVEDLKTLSKGTPVTVDRNKTPILLPKPERPQNQQAKDQYGIAAAVAGIAAEKNVIDKEQTERDVQVINHCFEDIERFMARLHYAAEALNELKLRKEQHNPHGEGLLVLRSRPPIESEFHDILAKVKLALIYSVRLQNQFTKPADPVHNVFISLKSIVTVCNDIYVDAGLPQAVVNPLLRRETIAFLNGTLDSNEKQLWQSLGPNWTIPKDQFKDHKSSYHPIFYDDWSPDWVVDEEVPYLAPALKKSTTPSPVPVPMPPSPGLGNRTWLSRLESRNVKIAEVTFNKSATNDKELKVTKGEYLEIIDDSRNWWKARNSYGNIGYVPHTVLTPYNFEPGVNGRDTESLVSMALTENGGEEVNPPLYRNTMAMYTAPVEQTAANGKAMQRTFSMPNVPVPPPMPPPSDSQTPTPSGTLKRNMAAAGALAAMRARNDCEADDQLYYMQGDVHDELRLLQQQRERRKDLEILKTPEIFITQNSKPSEVEEWLRGKGFSDIIIKRLHTLSGEEIFALSPHTIESYFGRRESRRLISQIVLQKNFCEYKTIRSSELSAKLARARQKADQSNGNPNEVF from the exons ATGCCACAAAACGGCTACGAAAATGGAGTCCCTGGCGGGAATCAGGCAAATGGGCACTACGACGAGGTCAAGCCCACCTATGCCCTGGAGCACTTGGCCACCTTTAAGCTGAAGAACGAGGCTGAGGTCAAGCAGCCGAAGGAGAAGATGAAGCTTCTGGTCGAACTGGAAAAGACCGGAGGCATTTGGCCGCACAAGATGTTCATGAGCTTCAATGGACAGTGGCTGGTGATGCTGGACAGTGAGATGAAGGAGATTGAGAATTTTCCGGGTAGCCTGATCACGGAGCCCACGGCTTTTATAAGCGAGCATCCGCAGGAGTCATTCAACAATATCCTCATCTTCTCAGTGCCCGGAATCTCACTGGGCAATACCGAAATGCACATCTTCCAG GTGGCCGATGTCAGTTCCGTGCTCTTGGTTGAGGATCTAAAGACG CTAAGCAAGGGAACCCCTGTGACAGTGGATCGCAACAAGACGCCCATCCTGCTGCCCAAGCCGGAGAGGCCCCAGAACCAGCAGGCCAAGGATCAGTATGGAATAGCAGCTGCTGTGGCCGGAATAGCAGCCGAGAAGAATGTCATAGACAAGGAGCAGACCGAAAGGGATGTCCAGGTCATAAACCACTGCTTCGAGGACATCGAGCGATTCATGGCGCGTCTTCATTATGCCGCCGAGGCGCTCAATGAGCTAAAATTGCGCAAGGAGCAGCATAATCCTCACGGTGAGGGACTTCTGGTCCTGAGATCGCGACCCCCAATCGAGAGCGAGTTCCATGACATCCTGGCCAAGGTGAAACTTGCCCTGATATACTCCGTTCGGCTGCAGAACCAATTCACCAAGCCAGCCGATCCGGTGCACAACGTCTTCATATCGCTTAAGTCCATCGTCACGGTTTGCAACGATATCTATGTGGATGCGGGTTTGCCGCAGGCGGTGGTTAATCCCCTCCTGCGCCGTGAGACCATTGCCTTCCTCAACGGCACCCTCGACTCCAATGAGAAGCAGCTGTGGCAGAGCCTCGGTCCCAACTGGACGATTCCCAAGGATCAGTTCAAGGATCACAAGAGCTCCTATCACCCGATCTTCTACGACGATTGGTCTCCCGATTGGGTGGTCGATGAGGAGGTGCCGTACCTGGCTCCTGCTCTCAAGAAGAGCACAACACCTTCGCCAGTGCCGGTTCCCATGCCACCGAGTCCAGGTCTAGGAAATCGCACCTGGTTGAGTAGATTGGAGAGCCGAAACGTCAAGATCGCCGAGGTTACCTTCAATAAGTCGGCCACCAACGATAAGGAACTAAAGGTTACGAAGGGAGAGTATTTGGAG ATTATCGATGACTCCCGCAACTGGTGGAAGGCCCGTAACTCGTACGGAAACATTGGCTACGTGCCGCACACAGTGCTCACGCCGTACAACTTTGAGCCCGGAGTAAATGGCCGGGACACGGAGTCGCTGGTCTCGATGGCTTTGACGGAGAACGGCGGCGAGGAGGTTAATCCTCCGCTGTACCGCAACACAATGGCCATGTATACCGCTCCCGTGGAGCAGACGGCGGCCAATGGCAAGGCCATGCAGCGCACCTTCTCGATGCCCAACGTGCCCGTTCCACCACCGATGCCTCCACCGAGCGACAGCCAGACGCCCACGCCCAGTGGCACACTCAAACGCAACATGGCGGCGGCAGGAGCACTTGCAG CCATGCGAGCCCGCAATGATTGCGAGGCAGATGACCAGCTCTACTACATGCAGGGCGACGTGCACGACGAACTGCGTctactgcagcagcagcgagaGCGGCGCAAGGATCTCGAGATCCTTAAGACGCCGGAAATCTTCATCACACAGAACTCAAAGCCAAGCGAGGTGGAGGAGTGGCTGCGGGGCAAGGGATTCTCAGACATCATTATCAAGCGATTGCACACGCTATCCGGCGAGGAGATCTTCGCCCTATCACCGCACACCATCGAAAGTTACTTTGGCCGGCGGGAGAGTCGCCGCCTCATTTCCCAGATCGTGCTGCAAAAGAACTTCTGCGAG TACAAAACCATTCGATCATCGGAGCTTTCGGCCAAACTGGCACGTGCTCGCCAAAAGGCCGATCAGTCCAATGGCAATCCCAACGAGGTCTTCTAA
- the LOC6616814 gene encoding splicing factor 3A subunit 1 encodes MATLDAEGNEEQFGSDQAKSMSGPIIGIIYPPPEVRNIVDKTASFVARNGPEFEARIRQNELGNPKFNFLNGGDPYHAYYRHKVNEFREGNDAGITALASMKQLAVTSAAQQRQQELLKQVVEQQFVPKEPPPEFEFIADPPSISALDLDIVKLTAQFVARNGRQFLTNLMSREQRNFQFDFLRPQHSLFQYFTKLLEQYTKVLIPPKDLLGKLRSESAPGRSSMNQVLEHVKYRANWQRHQEAQRRREEEKIERERVAYAQIDWHDFVVVETVDYQPFESGNFPPPTNPDEVGARVLMEERLMDEEGDTEMQIESDDEGDSQANNLLDSGLKLSQMENRVGIQMKNVSSYGQPTGPKRDNTQVQDMDEASSDEDTPTTKLQPSVAPMLPPTHDKVVVKKYDPKATQPKQAPMPTDEYLISPITGEKIPASKVSEHMRIGLLDPRWVEQRDKHTVEKINQDNVFAAGTAIEASLKQLAERRTDIFGVGDEETVIGKKLGEEETKKDDRVTWDGHTSSVEAATRAARANITLEEQIHQIHKVKGLLPDEEKEKIGPKPVGNKATLSAPPQPSTKSQHSHSSQSQHHQGGGGGHHGHHNPHHHHPPHQQAPPHQSHHHHPPQQPQPVMQLMQLRPTMMQPPFGAGGGGYMNMQPGGIPQQIAPAPPVDIIEEEPPSKKIRSEDNLIPEAEFIATHKSPVTIQVLVPNSDKSEWKLNGQMIAVTMALSEPIANLKTKLQDETGMPPAKQKIFYEGMFFKDSNTMAFYNLVNGTTVHLQVKERGGRKK; translated from the exons ATGGCAACTTTAGACGCGGAAGGCAACGAGGAGCAGTTTGGCAGTGATCAGGCGAAGTCGATGTCGGGCCCAATCATTGGGATTATCTATCCGCCGCCGGAAGTCAGAA ATATCGTTGACAAGACCGCCAGTTTTGTGGCTCGCAATGGACCGGAATTCGAGGCGCGCATCCGTCAAAATGAGCTGGGCAATCCGAAGTTTAACTTCTTGAATGGGGGAGATCCCTACCACGCATACTACAGACACAAGGTCAACGAGTTCCGCGAGGGCAATG ATGCCGGTATCACTGCCCTTGCCAGCATGAAGCAGCTGGCGGTGACCAGTGCCGCCCAACAGCGCCAGCAAGAGCTTCTCAAGCAAGTCGTGGAGCAGCAGTTCGTACCAAAGGAACCTCCGCCTGAATTCGAGTTCATAGCCGATCCGCCTTCCATTTCGGCGCTGGATTT GGACATTGTGAAGCTAACCGCTCAATTTGTGGCCCGTAATGGCCGACAGTTTCTGACCAATCTTATGAGCCGGGAGCAGCGTAACTTCCAGTTCGACTTCCTGCGACCGCAGCACTCGCTCTTCCAGTACTTCACCAAGTTGCTGGAACAGTATACCAAGGTCCTGATACCTCCGAAGGATTTGCTGGGCAAACTGCGCTCCGAGAGCGCACCGGGCAGGAGCAGCATGAACCAGGTGCTGGAGCATGTTAAATATCGGGCCAACTGGCAGCGTCATCAAGAAGCACAACGTCGCCGCGAGGAGGAGAAGATCGAAAGGGAGCGCGTGGCCTATGCCCAAATCGATTGGCACGACTTTGTGGTGGTGGAGACGGTGGACTATCAGCCATTCGAATCGGGCAACTTCCCGCCACCAACGAATCCCGACGAGGTAGGTGCCCGTGTGCTAATGGAGGAGCGTCTAATGGACGAGGAGGGCGATACAGAAATGCAGATCGAGTCGGACGACGAGGGCGACTCCCAGGCGAACAACCTATTAGACAGCGGTCTGAAGCTCTCGCAAATGGAGAACCGTGTGGGTATACAAATGAAGAACGTATCGTCGTATGGCCAGCCGACTGGCCCCAAGAGAGACAACACCCAGGTGCAAGACATGGACGAAGCCTCTAGTGATGAGGACACTCCAACCACTAAGTTGCAGCCATCTGTGGCGCCAATGCTGCCGCCCACCCACGACAAAGTGGTGGTCAAGAAATACGATCCCAAAGCAACGCAACCGAAGCAGGCGCCAATGCCTACGGATGAGTATCTCATCTCGCCGATTACAGGAGAAAAGATCCCGGCTTCCAAGGTCTCTGAGCACATGCGCATCGGTCTATTGGATCCACGCTGGGTGGAACAGCGCGACAAGCATACTGTGGAGAAAATCAATCAAGATAATGTGTTCGCCGCGGGCACAGCTATCGAGGCGAGTCTCAAGCAACTGGCTGAGCGTCGTACGGATATCTTTGGTGTAGGCGACGAGGAGACCGTCATTGGTAAGAAGCTAGGCGAAGAGGAGACCAAGAAGGACGATCGCGTCACCTGGGACGGACACACGTCCAGTGTGGAGGCAGCTACGAGAGCAGCACGAGCAAATATCACCCTGGAGGAACAAATTCATCAAATCCACAAGGTCAAGGGACTGCTGCCCGACGAGGAGAAGGAGAAAATCGGACCCAAACCGGTGGGAAACAAGGCGACGCTTTCAGCTCCGCCGCAGCCGTCAACCAAGTCGCAGCACAGTCACTCCAGCCAGAGTCAGCACCACCAAGGCGGCGGAGGTGGTCACCACGGGCATCATAATCCTCATCATCACCATCCACCGCATCAGCAGGCGCCACCTCACCAGTCGCACCACCATCACCCGCCGCAGCAGCCTCAACCGGTAATGCAGCTGATGCAACTGCGTCCAACCATGATGC aGCCGCCGTTTGGAGCTGGTGGTGGAGGGTACATGAACATGCAGCCTGGTGGAATTCCTCAGCAAATTGCACCTGCTCCACCTGTTGATATAATAGAGGAGGAGCCGCCTTCTAAAAAAATTCGAAGCGAGGACAACCTGATTCCAGAAGCAGAGTTCATTGCCACCCACAAG agCCCTGTGACCATTCAGGTTTTGGTACCCAATTCCGACAAATCAGAGTGGAAGCTTAATGGCCAAATGATAGCCGTGACCATGGCACTTTCCGAACCCATTGCCAATCTGAAGACGAAGCTGCAGGACGAAACTGGCATGCCACCTGCCAAGCAGAAGATATTTTATGAG GGAATGTTCTTCAAAGACAGCAATACCATGGCTTTTTACAATCTTGTAAACGGAACCACGGTGCATTTACAGGTCAAGGAGCGTGGTGGACGCAAGAAGTAG
- the LOC6616813 gene encoding peroxidase, translating into MGGIQYICLLAFIIGASLLTTTDANSSRDVNSELNRIPASKWLQYVETALDSVNRQKRLEDNLLGSDITVKNGSLSHAQLLDTLPSLASKKDNKLALKILKSSLLVLNSECLPNNIDGDQCRSYLEQKPLPVGSSLRTECENSLKGNQEGHHAFRRLLGSSHYRNGFYEMFPNVGRRETVPAAWSISKDLYEPDHIQTSKQQTLESNSNLALPQWAQFVEHDLSKPVSQSMSNGAPIECCSRDQINLQPRHHHPACAPILYKPGGKYDVPSCLNYVRSALAVADCNFGGAEQLNQATGSLDLSQLYGFTAAAERKLRVLEGGLLRSTPRGEFDNALLPIATDTEGPSFCARETIGDGTCFAAGDSRVNSSPFSILIYTIFMRNHNKVAAELKHRNPRWSDEKLFQAAKAVNVDIYRRVVIEEWLPEVLGQKMASEIRRKQPNRALEVSNEFAVAAIRFYFSMLPNELLNLTKDNVVYGTEKNNEYVFISKELPTKNLFELKEEIYKPQLQYTSQKLNNILESLLNQETMKMDAAYSGGVVWHKDTKPTHADIFAFDIQRGRDHGLLPYHRYLESCVLSRPVESWKDFEHFIPSDVLDKLKTIYASWADVDLIVGGISENPVHGCVGPTFNCIISEQFVHVLQQNQQKAVQKHSELLEQYRHFNGTKLLCLSSGLSAVPQNIFQLPSARNQMVSCEDV; encoded by the exons ATGGGTGGAATTCAGTACATCTGCCTGCTGGCTTTCATAATAGGAGCATCATTATTGACAACAACCGATGCTAATT CAAGCCGGGATGTTAATTCCGAATTAAACAGGATTCCTGCTTCGAAATGGTTGCAATATGTAGAAACGGCGTTGGACTCAGTAAATAGGCAAAAGCG GCTGGAGGACAATCTATTAGGTTCCGATATCACTGTTAAGAACGGCAGCCTCTCGCACGCTCAACTCCTGGATACTTTGCCAAGCCTAGCTTCGAAGAAGGACAATAAGCTTGCCCTGAAGATCCTTAAGTCCAGCTTGCTCGTTTTAAACAGCGAATGTCTGCCTAATAATATCGACGGAGACCAGTGCCGCAGTTATCTGGAGCAAAAACCACTTCCGGTGGGCAGTAGTTTGCGAACCGAGTGTGAAAATTCGCTCAAGGGAAACCAGGAGGGTCACCATGCCTTCAGGAGGCTACTCGGGAGTAGCCACTATAGGAACGGTTTCTACGAG ATGTTTCCCAATGTCGGAAGACGCGAAACAGTACCGGCTGCGTGGTCCATTAGTAAGGATCTGTATGAGCCCGACCACATTCAGACCTCCAAACAACAAACCCTCGAAAGCAACTCCAATTTGGCCCTCCCTCAGTGGGCGCAGTTTGTGGAGCATGATCTTAGCAAGCCGGTGTCGCAATCAATGA GCAATGGAGCACCGATAGAGTGCTGCAGCCGTGACCAGATCAACCTTCAGCCGCGTCACCACCACCCGGCATGTGCTCCGATTCTGTACAAGCCCGGTGGGAAATACGACGTGCCCAGCTGCCTTAACTATGTGAGAAGTGCTCTGGCCGTGGCTGATTGCAATTTCGGTGGCGCCGAGCAG CTCAACCAGGCCACTGGGTCCTTGGATCTGTCGCAACTCTACGGTTTCACCGCAGCGGCGGAGAGAAAGTTGCGTGTTCTCGAGGGCGGTTTGTTGAGGTCAACTCCACGCGGAGAATTCGACAACGCCCTACTGCCCATTGCCACCGACACGGAGGGACCTTCGTTCTGCGCCAGAGAAACGATTGGGGATGGGACCTGCTTTGCAGCCGGAGATTCGCGGGTGAATAGCAGTCCGTTCTCCATACTGATCTACACGATCTTCATGCGCAATCACAACAAAGTGGCTGCCGAGCTGAAGCATAGGAATCCCCGGTGGAGCGATGAAAAGCTCTTCCAAGCTGCCAAGGCGGTCAATGTGGACATATATCGGCGAGTGGTGATTGAGGAGTGGCTGCCAGAGGTGCTCGGCCAGAAGATGGCCAGTGAGATTAGGAGGAAGCAGCCTAATCGTGCTTTGGAGGTCTCCAATGAGTTTGCGGTGGCTGCCATTCGATTTTACTTCTCTATGCTGCCCAATGAGCTCCTAAATCTGACCAAGGATAACGTAGTCTACGGAACTGAAAA AAACAACGAATATGTGTTTATTAGCAAGGAGCTACCAACTAAAAACCTTTTTGAGCTCAAGGAAGAAATCTACAAGCCACAATTGCAGTACACTTCCCAAAAGTTGAATAACATCCTTGAGAGTTTGCTCAATCAGGAGACCATGAAGATGGACGCTGCCTACTCCGGTGGT GTCGTCTGGCACAAGGACACCAAGCCAACCCATGCCGATATTTTCGCCTTCGACATCCAAAGAGGCAGAGATCATGGTCTGCTTCCATATCATCGGTACTTGGAATCGTGCGTGCTGTCCAGACCCGTAGAAAGCTGGAAAGATTTTGAGCACTTTATTCCCAGTGAT GTCTTGGATAAGCTGAAAACAATCTACGCCAGTTGGGCTGATGTGGACCTCATTGTAGGTGGTATTTCTGAGAATCCTGTCCACGGATGCGTCGGCCCCACCTTCAACTGCATTATCT CTGAGCAATTCGTACATGTTCTGCAACAAAACCAGCAAAAAGCTGTCCAAAAACACTCTGAACTGCTGGAGCAATATCGCCACTTCAATGGAACCAAGCTCCTTTGCCTGAGTTCCGGCCTTTCAGCTGTTCCTCAGAATATCTTCCAGTTGCCATCGGCCAG AAATCAAATGGTCTCATGTGAAGACGTCTAG